A stretch of DNA from Mycobacterium senriense:
CGCGATGTCACAGTCGGTGCTGTTGCCGGCGTTCATCGCGTTGTTCGGGATCATCGCCGCGCTGTTCCTGGTGGGCTCCGCGCCGCGCGCGGGCAAGAGCGATGGCAGGGGCGGCGACGATCCGCTGGGCCCCGACGATGACGTCGTCGACGACGACTATGACGACGACGAGTACGTGGAATTCGTGCTGGTGCGCGAGCCTGACGCCCAGCGGGGCAGCCACCCCGCGCCGGCCAGGCGGCCGGTCGAACGCCCGCGCCCGTCGTCCAGCGGAGTGCCGCGACGCGGCCCCACCACGCAGGCTCAACCAATCGGCTACGCCCACAACGGGTCTCGCGTGGACAGCGGCAACCGCCTCCGCCAGGTGGCGGTGCGGCGTTCACCCAGGTCCCTGCCGCCCAGTGATCGGCCGACCCGGCCGCCGCGCCGGCCCCACAACGGGTCGGCGGGCCTTCACTTCAGCGACGGTGAATCGCTGCGGGGTTACCATCACCGCTCCGATCCGGACGACGACCCGACCGGTTCGGGCCGGCACTCGTCAACCGGTTAGCAGCCAATTTGGGTCACAGCGCAACTGTGGCCGAAACCCGTGCGCCGCCCGGTCCTTTCGCTGATCGCCTTCGGCTCCGGCGGGTCGCGTGAGGAATAGCGTGATCGCGGGCTATCGTGGCGCCGTGCGTGATCGGTGCGGGTGCAGTGCGACACCGTCTCTTTCGCGCCGTGATGTACTCAAATACGCTGCGGCGGCGCCGATTACGCTGAGTTTGGGCACCGCCGCATCTGGTCTGGTCCAACCCCTGAGAGCGGCAGCTGATACGTCCTTGGTGTCGGCGGTCGAAGCGCCGGGGCAGGACCTCAATATCGTCAGTCGGGCCGGGTGGGGCGCCGACGAGTCAATCCGCCGCCGAGCACCGATGTACGACAACGGAATCAAGGCAGGCGTCGTGCACCACACCGCTGGTGTAAATGACTACGCGCAGCAGGATTCGGCGGCAACTGTGCGGTCGATCTACGACTACCACACCCGCACTCTGGGCTGGTCGGACATCGCCTACAACGCCCTGGTCGACAAGTACGGTCAGGTATTCGAGGGTCGATTCGGAGGGATGACAAGGCCGGTGCTGGGCACGCACACCGGCGGGTTCAACCGCAACACATGGGCGGTGTGCATGATCGGAGACTTCGACGCGGTGGCCCCAACGCCGGTTCAGCTGCACACCGTGGGGCGCCTGCTCGGGTGGCGTCTGGCCCTCGATGGCGTCGACCCGCAGGGGAGCGTCGCGTTGACATCGGACGGGGGCCCCTACACCCGGTTCCCTCAGGGCGCCACCATCGCCTTGCCGTGCATTTTCGCTCACCGCGACGTCGGCGATACCGATTGCCCCGGCAACCTTGGATTCCCGTTGATGAACCAGATTCGTGACATCGCTGCGAGGTTCAACAAACGCCCCAGCGCCGATGATCTCGCGCAGTCGATGCAAGGTAGTGCCATCTATGACCGGTGGCAGGCGATGGGCGGCATGAAGAGCGCCCTGGGCGCACCAAAGTCGTCGGAATCGACCGGGGCGGGAGCCACGCGCTACGTCATCTTCGACAAGGGGGCGATGTACTGGTCGCCGACCACCGGGGCGCAGCCCGTCACGGGCACCATCTACGCCGTGTGGGGCACCTTGGGTTACGAACACAGCGCGCTGGGGCTGCCGACCAGCACCGAAATCCAGGAGCCGGAGTGGGTCGTCCAGAATTTTCAACATGGCACCCTGAACATCGAGCGTGGGAGCCGGACAGTCGTCACCGTGATCA
This window harbors:
- a CDS encoding N-acetylmuramoyl-L-alanine amidase, yielding MSAVEAPGQDLNIVSRAGWGADESIRRRAPMYDNGIKAGVVHHTAGVNDYAQQDSAATVRSIYDYHTRTLGWSDIAYNALVDKYGQVFEGRFGGMTRPVLGTHTGGFNRNTWAVCMIGDFDAVAPTPVQLHTVGRLLGWRLALDGVDPQGSVALTSDGGPYTRFPQGATIALPCIFAHRDVGDTDCPGNLGFPLMNQIRDIAARFNKRPSADDLAQSMQGSAIYDRWQAMGGMKSALGAPKSSESTGAGATRYVIFDKGAMYWSPTTGAQPVTGTIYAVWGTLGYEHSALGLPTSTEIQEPEWVVQNFQHGTLNIERGSRTVVTVINGVAAVVPPPSADGPPVQVERFSPMRNRV